The Alkalihalobacillus sp. TS-13 genomic interval GTGAACCTAGCACCATATAGAGATACGGAAACACCATGATGAGCAACACGGTCGTCGCGAGAATATATAACAAAGTGATTTTCAGCTTCGTATTACTCCCAACCATGTCTCGCACCCCATTTCTCAAGGATCTTACGGAATACAAAGATCGATGCGAAGGTCACGACCGAATTGATGACCGCAATCGATGTCCCGTACCCTGCATTCATTTTCGCAAAAGCTTGCTGATAGATTTCGAGCTGCCACGTATGTGTCGCATACTCCGGTCCACCGCCTGTCAGCACGTAAGGCTCGGTGAAAATCCCGAACATCAAGCCTACAGCAAGGATCGTCACCGTATAAAAGGATGGGTACAACATCGGAAGCGTCACACTCCAAAACCGCTTGAAACCGACTGCACCATCGATTGCGGCTGCCTCATACACATCTTTCGGAATACTCTCAAGCCCCGCTACAAACAACAACGCGTAATACCCGGCAAACTTCCACGCCATCATCAGCGCAATGATCAGTGGCGCCAGAATCGGTGAACCGAGCCAGTTGATGTCAAGCCCGAACGTGCCCCGAAGCCAGATGTTGAACGGACTGTTGTATGATAAAATTCCGTTTACAACGATGGCAGACGCAACGCCTGAAGCCAAATAAGGCAGGAAGAACGCGACTGAATACAACCCTTTAAACCGCGGCAAGGCGTGAATGATCATCGCCAGAAACAACGACCCGATCACGACAATCGGCACGAACATGAATAAGAATTTATAAGTGACGAAAAAAGCCGCGCGGACACTTTCACTGAAAAAGGCTTCTATGAAGTTCTGGATGCCGACGAATTCATAGTCAGGTGCGATCAAATTCCAATTGGTAAAGGCGAGATAGGTCGCCCATATCAATGGGAAAAGAAAGAAAATAGCCGAATAGATGAGGTAAGGGCTGGCAAACAGCCAACCCAACCTCGCATTGCTTTTGTTCATGTTACTTCAACATCCCGTCGATGGACTTTTTCATATCATCCCATGCTTTTTTCGGTTCTTTTTGACCTTTAATGACCGGGTTCACCGCATCCTTCCCGATCGCTTCCTGGATTTCAACGGTATTCTCACTGTCAATCGGCGGTACGGCATTCGGAATGTTTTCCGCATATTTTACAAGCTGAGGATTTTCTTCAAAGTATTGTTCGAACGTTTCATTTGTCGAGAGATCATCACGTGCTGGCGGAAGATTCGTCTTCTCAAACCAAGTCAAATCATTTTCCGCATCTGAATAGACCCACTTGACGAAATCGAACGCTGCTTGCTGCTGTTCTTTTGAGGCAGAAGCGTAAATCGAAAGCCCCTTCGTATCGGCGAATGTTTTCGCATTCTCAGGATCGACTCCATCTGGTACAGGCGGCATGGACAATTCGTAGGTTTCCCCTTGCTTCATCTCAGGGAACTTATCCGCCCAATACGGGAACGTCCAAGGCCCGATATCCATCATCACAGCTTGTCCTGTCTCAAATGGATCCGTCGCTTCACGCGTCAACAATAGATCTTTCTCACTCAAGTTTTTCATGAATCCAAGCGTCTCGACGCCGGCTTTGTCATCAGCGATGAACTTTTCACCTTCGACAAAGTTGTTTCCTTTTGAAGCTGCATTGTACATCATGAAGAAGTCGAACCATCTTGCCCACCAGGTCGGTTTTACAAGATCCGCTCTTGCCCATAAGAATTTATCAGGATGCTTCTCTTTCAGCTTCTCGCCCATTTCAAGGACTTCGCTGTATGTCTTTGGCGGTTCGTCATATCCGAGCTCCTTCAAAATATCCATTCTCCAGCCGAACAACATCGCATTCGAATAGATCGGCAGCACATATTGGTGGTCATCGGCAAACTTCCACGTCGACATCGTCTCAGTCATTTCGCGGTTTTTAATCAATTCATCATACCCATCGAACTCTTCCAACGGAACGATTGCACTGCTTGCGGATAGTTGCGCCGCAAACCCACGCGATATGTTCTCAGAAATCGCTGGTGCGTTCCCTGCTGCAATTGCTGACTGGATCCCTGCTTCAGAAGAAGGGCTTTCCGGCATCGGTGTCACTTTGATTTTCACATTTTCGTTTTCTTTCATGTATGCTTTCGCCATATCTGACCAGAACGCTTGCTGAGTCGGGTTTGGTGCAGACCAGAATTCGAATTCTACTTTTCCATCCTCACTGCTCCCTTCACCAGGCTTTTGACAGGCAGAAGCAATCATGGCAACGGCTAACATTACTATGAGTAAACGCATCCAAGAATTGTTCTTCATCGTTCTTTCCCCTTTCGAATCGATTCTTTTTCGTATTTGATAAAAGGATCCGGAAGAATCGCTTTATGAGCTTCGGCATCACTGACACCGGCGTAAAGTTCTGCTTGTCCATTGTCCAGTCGCACTAATCCGCCGCTGAACAATACATCGTGCAGGTCATCACGCTTCGCTGGTCCATCTGGAAAATCAGCGCGCGTAGCAATGATCTCCATCTCACTGATTTCATTCGTATCAGGTTCATAGATGAACACCATCGGATAATAATGCCGATCACCTTTTTCATCAAATTTTGCAATATGGCCGAGCACACCGATCTTCTCGTTTTTCAGCAAGTGGACTTCATTCGCGCCGCCCCACTCCTCATCGATAAAATGGACGTCGATCAAAGGCGCTTGATCGATGATCTCAGGTGTCAGTTCTTCTAAGCTAGCAATCTCGGTATAACCGATCTTTCCTCTTCCGCCCTTTTCACCTTGGGGGCGTGTGAAAACGCCGATTTTCCCACTCTCCAATTCGATCAGTCGGATGTCTTTCATACCGTTTGGTCCGGTCGCAAACCGTTCGAGTTCGTTGATGGTAGAACCACGGTAAAAGACCGTCCGCCAGGAAAGCGCGCCTTCGTTTGTTGGATGCGGAAAAATCTCGACGCCTCCGAATACAAGCTCCCCAGCTATCCTTGTAAAAAAGGGATCCTGCAACGCAAACGTTTTTGTATTCTTTCGCGGCTTCCAGACACCGTTCTCTTCCACAAAAAACGCGACATCGGAATGCTCGGTATCACACCCTTCTACACGGCCGGTGATCACGAGCTCTCCTTCATCCTCAAAAGGTG includes:
- a CDS encoding DUF1861 family protein, with the translated sequence MAFTVPSLLEDYQSSKPDIQAEKITFTGVGEKDVYNITSPFEDEGELVITGRVEGCDTEHSDVAFFVEENGVWKPRKNTKTFALQDPFFTRIAGELVFGGVEIFPHPTNEGALSWRTVFYRGSTINELERFATGPNGMKDIRLIELESGKIGVFTRPQGEKGGRGKIGYTEIASLEELTPEIIDQAPLIDVHFIDEEWGGANEVHLLKNEKIGVLGHIAKFDEKGDRHYYPMVFIYEPDTNEISEMEIIATRADFPDGPAKRDDLHDVLFSGGLVRLDNGQAELYAGVSDAEAHKAILPDPFIKYEKESIRKGKER
- a CDS encoding extracellular solute-binding protein, with product MKNNSWMRLLIVMLAVAMIASACQKPGEGSSEDGKVEFEFWSAPNPTQQAFWSDMAKAYMKENENVKIKVTPMPESPSSEAGIQSAIAAGNAPAISENISRGFAAQLSASSAIVPLEEFDGYDELIKNREMTETMSTWKFADDHQYVLPIYSNAMLFGWRMDILKELGYDEPPKTYSEVLEMGEKLKEKHPDKFLWARADLVKPTWWARWFDFFMMYNAASKGNNFVEGEKFIADDKAGVETLGFMKNLSEKDLLLTREATDPFETGQAVMMDIGPWTFPYWADKFPEMKQGETYELSMPPVPDGVDPENAKTFADTKGLSIYASASKEQQQAAFDFVKWVYSDAENDLTWFEKTNLPPARDDLSTNETFEQYFEENPQLVKYAENIPNAVPPIDSENTVEIQEAIGKDAVNPVIKGQKEPKKAWDDMKKSIDGMLK
- a CDS encoding carbohydrate ABC transporter permease → MNKSNARLGWLFASPYLIYSAIFFLFPLIWATYLAFTNWNLIAPDYEFVGIQNFIEAFFSESVRAAFFVTYKFLFMFVPIVVIGSLFLAMIIHALPRFKGLYSVAFFLPYLASGVASAIVVNGILSYNSPFNIWLRGTFGLDINWLGSPILAPLIIALMMAWKFAGYYALLFVAGLESIPKDVYEAAAIDGAVGFKRFWSVTLPMLYPSFYTVTILAVGLMFGIFTEPYVLTGGGPEYATHTWQLEIYQQAFAKMNAGYGTSIAVINSVVTFASIFVFRKILEKWGARHGWE